The Kangiella marina genome window below encodes:
- a CDS encoding RluA family pseudouridine synthase: protein MIEAESSIIEVQVPVTSAEQNALELLASESGLSKQKIKDAMTKGAVWVAKNKDKTGSARPIRRKNSKLKEGDQLFLYYNHAVLAQTTELPELVADEGDYSVWNKPYGVWAQGSKWGDHCSIGRLVEQHFENNRQSYVVHRLDRAASGLMVVAHNKKAAAALSQLFAKREVEKVYRATVNGRLPQSEVSVTQPIDGKPAKSHAKEVSVDEKNTTSVVEVTIETGRKHQIRIHLASVGCPIVGDRLHGDATAESSDLQLKAVKLSFKCPITDKKSHYEL from the coding sequence ATGATAGAAGCTGAATCATCCATTATTGAAGTACAGGTTCCCGTCACATCAGCTGAGCAAAATGCGCTTGAATTATTAGCGTCCGAGAGCGGTTTGTCAAAGCAGAAGATTAAAGATGCAATGACAAAAGGTGCTGTTTGGGTCGCTAAGAACAAAGACAAAACAGGTTCAGCGCGTCCTATCAGACGTAAGAATAGCAAGTTAAAGGAAGGCGATCAGTTATTTTTATACTATAACCACGCGGTGTTAGCTCAAACCACCGAACTGCCTGAGTTGGTCGCTGATGAAGGTGATTATTCGGTGTGGAACAAACCCTATGGAGTCTGGGCGCAGGGTTCGAAATGGGGTGATCATTGCTCGATAGGCCGTTTAGTAGAACAGCATTTTGAGAATAATCGCCAAAGCTATGTGGTGCACCGACTGGATCGAGCCGCCAGTGGACTGATGGTGGTTGCGCATAATAAAAAGGCTGCCGCTGCTTTATCCCAACTGTTTGCCAAGCGCGAAGTGGAAAAAGTTTATCGAGCGACTGTCAATGGACGATTGCCGCAGAGTGAGGTCTCAGTGACTCAGCCTATCGATGGCAAGCCTGCAAAAAGTCATGCAAAGGAAGTGAGTGTTGATGAAAAGAATACGACCAGTGTGGTTGAAGTGACTATCGAAACCGGCAGAAAGCATCAAATTCGAATTCATTTAGCGAGTGTTGGCTGCCCAATTGTCGGCGACAGATTACATGGTGATGCAACAGCGGAAAGTAGCGATTTGCAGCTAAAAGCGGTTAAATTGTCATTTAAGTGCCCTATTACCGATAAAAAAAGCCACTACGAGCTGTAG
- a CDS encoding class I SAM-dependent methyltransferase, whose amino-acid sequence MLRNFVATNFAFWLKPNRPDAPSLLRELAAVTDQSKLKDYQGYFHYADNSGIPFLSFTAPLDGHDVSLTLDLTAGTIAYRRQHGGGRKQHIAKACGLKHNWNPSILDATAGLGRDAAELRSLGCSIRMIERSPFVASLLDDAIERAKQADEALFKQQFSLSQGQSTQLIQSLSQEQQPDIIYLDPMFPPKSKSAAVKKDMRLVKLLVGTDPDADELLPTALAHAKYRVVVKRPSYAPFLNDQKPSMSIESKGNRFDVYVLSSPEL is encoded by the coding sequence ATGTTAAGGAATTTTGTGGCAACAAACTTTGCTTTTTGGTTAAAGCCTAATAGGCCCGATGCCCCTAGTTTACTGAGGGAGCTAGCTGCTGTCACTGACCAATCTAAGCTCAAGGATTATCAGGGGTATTTCCACTATGCCGATAATAGCGGCATTCCGTTTCTCAGCTTTACGGCGCCGCTCGATGGTCATGATGTCAGCCTAACTCTCGATTTAACCGCTGGCACCATCGCCTACCGGCGTCAACATGGAGGAGGGCGCAAACAACATATCGCTAAAGCCTGCGGCCTCAAACATAATTGGAACCCGAGTATACTGGATGCCACGGCTGGGCTGGGTCGCGACGCCGCAGAATTACGCAGCCTTGGTTGTTCCATTCGTATGATCGAACGTTCGCCCTTTGTCGCGAGTTTGTTGGATGATGCCATAGAGCGCGCCAAGCAAGCGGATGAGGCCCTTTTTAAACAGCAGTTTTCATTGTCTCAAGGCCAGTCTACTCAACTGATCCAAAGCTTAAGTCAGGAGCAACAGCCCGACATTATTTACCTCGATCCGATGTTTCCGCCAAAATCCAAAAGCGCTGCGGTTAAAAAAGACATGCGGCTCGTCAAATTATTGGTCGGCACTGACCCGGATGCTGATGAACTGCTGCCGACCGCTTTAGCTCACGCCAAATACCGCGTCGTGGTCAAGCGTCCGAGCTATGCACCTTTCCTTAATGATCAAAAACCCTCGATGAGCATCGAATCAAAAGGCAATCGGTTCGATGTTTATGTGCTATCATCGCCAGAACTCTAA